A single region of the Nymphaea colorata isolate Beijing-Zhang1983 unplaced genomic scaffold, ASM883128v2 scaffold0185, whole genome shotgun sequence genome encodes:
- the LOC116268278 gene encoding uncharacterized protein LOC116268278, with protein MSMNRLSREEIGNFDEYIDRLSQCKLLNEQEIKVLCDKAKAERGERQAPVNICGDVHGQFYDLMELFRIGGNIPYTNYLFLGDYVDRGYYSLETVCLLLSLKVRYKERLTILRGNHESRSITQNYGFYDECMRKYENNNVWKMLTELFDYLPLTAVVEGQIFGTHGGLSPNIKTLDDIRKLDRIQEVPSEGPICDLLWSDPDERFGFNVSPRGAGWTFGQDNSMKFNHTNGLKKITRAHQLMNDGYQHTHDSHVTTVFSAPNYCYRCGNLAAIIEVDENMKCTHMQFDPSPRRGEANLAKKTPDYFL; from the exons atGAGCATGAACAGGCTGTCGAGGGAAGAGATAGGCAACTTTGACGAGTACATTGATCGACTCTCGCAATGCAAGCTTCTCAACGAACAAGAAATCAAGGTCCTTTGCGATAAGGCAAA AGCCGAACGTGGTGAACGTCAGGCACCTGTCAACATATGTGGTGACGTCCATGGTCAATTCTATGACCTCATGGAGCTTTTCAGGATCGGAGGCAACATTCCCTATACGAATTATCTATTCCTGGGAGACTACGTCGACCGAGGATATTACTCTCTGGAGACGGTCTGTCTGCTCCTGAGCTTAAAAGTGCGCTACAAAGAAAGACTGACGATCCTCAGGGGAAATCACGAGTCCAGAAGCATCACCCAAAATTACGGGTTTTACGACGAGTGCATGAGGAAGTACGAAAATAACAACGTGTGGAAGATGCTCACCGAACTATTCGACTACTTGCCCCTGACTGCAGTCGTAGAAGGGCAAATCTTCGGAACCCACGGAGGACTCTCGCCCAACATCAAGACTCTCGATGACATCAGGAAGCTGGATAGGATTCAGGAAGTCCCCAGCGAAGGACCCATTTGCGATCTACTTTGGAGTGACCCCGACGAGAGGTTCGGTTTCAATGTGAGTCCAAGAGGAGCCGGATGGACCTTCGGTCAGGACAATTCCATGAAGTTCAACCACACGAACGGCCTCAAGAAGATAACCAGAGCCCATCAACTGATGAATGACGGCTATCAACACACCCATGACAGCCATGTGACCACCGTCTTCTCGGCTCCGAACTACTGCTATCGCTGCGGCAACTTGGCAGCAATAATCGAAGTCGATGAGAATATGAAGTGCACTCATATGCAATTCGATCCCAGCCCAAGAAGAGGTGAAGCCAATTTGGCCAAGAAGACTCCTgactattttttatga